One Streptomyces coeruleorubidus DNA segment encodes these proteins:
- a CDS encoding D-alanyl-D-alanine carboxypeptidase: MPVPKKTARRSLLVTSAALSSLALAAPAAVAAPSPSGSPSASPSVTPPASMSAVGGARLGQPGTQVNLASGVPVLPKDVSARSWIVADAESGDVLAAHNAHWRLAPASTLKMLFADTLLPKFPRTAEHKVAPSDLAGIGSGSSMVGIKEEETYTVHDLWLGVFLRSGNDAVRVLSAMNKGVENTVKEMNEHAEELQALDTHVVSPDGYDAEGQVSSAYDLTLIARSGMQKKDFREYASTVSAKFPGETKKDKKGKTVRKSFEIQNTNRLLSGDTGLPVYQGIAGVKNGNTTNAGATFTGVAERNGKVLLVTVMNPEKDEPNEVYKETARLFDWGFQAAGKVQPVGELVPPKSAAQSGAQPGANPSGEAGGSGNGAGGTAGTGSKPVASAPAAGGSSGIGIALGITGGVLVLLAGGAFLVNRRWPLPDLVRRRTRP; the protein is encoded by the coding sequence GTGCCCGTTCCGAAAAAGACCGCCAGGCGATCCCTGCTGGTCACCTCCGCCGCCCTGTCGTCCCTCGCCCTGGCCGCACCCGCCGCCGTCGCGGCCCCGAGCCCTTCGGGCAGCCCGTCGGCGAGCCCCTCGGTCACTCCCCCGGCGTCGATGTCGGCCGTGGGCGGCGCCCGGCTCGGGCAGCCGGGGACGCAGGTGAACCTCGCGAGCGGCGTGCCGGTGCTGCCGAAGGACGTGAGCGCCCGCTCCTGGATCGTCGCCGACGCCGAGTCCGGTGACGTGCTGGCCGCGCACAACGCGCACTGGCGACTGGCCCCGGCGAGCACGCTGAAGATGCTGTTCGCGGACACGCTGCTGCCGAAGTTCCCGAGGACGGCCGAGCACAAGGTCGCTCCCTCCGACCTGGCGGGCATCGGCTCGGGCTCCAGCATGGTCGGGATAAAGGAGGAGGAGACCTACACGGTCCACGACCTGTGGCTCGGCGTCTTCCTGCGCTCCGGCAACGACGCCGTGCGCGTGCTGTCCGCGATGAACAAGGGCGTCGAGAACACCGTCAAGGAGATGAACGAGCACGCCGAGGAGCTCCAGGCCCTCGACACGCACGTCGTCAGCCCGGACGGCTACGACGCCGAAGGGCAGGTCTCCTCCGCCTACGACCTGACGCTGATCGCCCGCTCCGGGATGCAGAAGAAGGACTTCCGCGAGTACGCCTCGACGGTCAGCGCGAAGTTCCCTGGTGAGACGAAGAAGGACAAGAAGGGCAAGACGGTCCGCAAGTCCTTCGAGATCCAGAACACCAACCGGCTGCTGAGCGGCGACACGGGCCTGCCCGTCTACCAGGGCATCGCCGGCGTCAAGAACGGCAACACCACCAACGCGGGCGCCACCTTCACCGGTGTCGCCGAGCGGAACGGCAAGGTGCTGCTGGTCACGGTGATGAACCCGGAGAAGGACGAGCCCAACGAGGTCTACAAGGAGACCGCGCGGCTGTTCGACTGGGGCTTCCAGGCGGCCGGGAAGGTGCAGCCCGTGGGCGAGCTGGTGCCGCCGAAGAGCGCCGCGCAGTCCGGTGCCCAGCCCGGCGCGAACCCCTCCGGCGAGGCCGGTGGCTCCGGGAACGGCGCGGGCGGCACGGCCGGGACCGGTTCGAAGCCGGTGGCCAGCGCCCCGGCGGCGGGCGGCTCCAGCGGCATCGGGATCGCGCTCGGCATCACCGGCGGTGTGCTGGTGCTGCTCGCGGGCGGCGCGTTCCTGGTCAACCGCCGTTGGCCGCTGCCGGATCTGGTGCGCCGCCGGACTCGTCCGTGA
- a CDS encoding CGNR zinc finger domain-containing protein, giving the protein MCAAFPDFRLGNVLATSFTGTLSERHGNAVERIPTPHRLIDWLAVNGLAVDSCTTAQLDLARELRESIHAAATAAALQDALPASAVQVINDCSAQGRAAAILTPEGKRRWRLSSASCVEDALSVIAADAISIIAGERDGKLALCASPTCQAAFFDTSQSRTRKWCDMNTCGNRQKKARFNANRRKNPGSAE; this is encoded by the coding sequence ATGTGTGCTGCCTTCCCTGACTTCCGCCTCGGTAACGTGCTGGCGACCAGCTTCACGGGGACTCTGTCGGAGCGTCACGGCAACGCCGTGGAGCGCATTCCCACGCCGCACCGACTCATCGACTGGCTGGCAGTGAACGGCCTCGCCGTGGACTCCTGCACCACTGCCCAGCTCGACCTCGCGCGGGAGCTGCGGGAGTCGATCCACGCCGCCGCGACAGCGGCCGCGCTCCAGGACGCTCTCCCTGCGTCTGCCGTCCAAGTCATCAATGACTGCAGCGCTCAGGGGCGGGCCGCGGCCATCCTGACGCCCGAGGGCAAGCGGCGATGGCGGCTCAGCTCGGCTTCCTGCGTGGAGGATGCCCTCAGCGTGATCGCCGCCGACGCGATCAGCATCATCGCAGGCGAACGAGACGGAAAATTGGCCTTGTGCGCATCGCCAACCTGCCAAGCCGCGTTCTTCGACACCAGCCAAAGTCGCACCCGCAAATGGTGTGACATGAACACGTGTGGGAATCGTCAGAAGAAAGCGCGCTTCAATGCCAACCGGCGCAAAAACCCCGGATCAGCGGAGTGA
- a CDS encoding TetR/AcrR family transcriptional regulator → MPAKNDGPDDGATPTKSEQTRALILETAMRLFQERGYDKTTMRAIAKEAGVSVGNAYYYFEGKEHLIQGFYDRIAAEHQVAVREILDRETDLEARLAGVLRAWLDIAAPYHEFAVQFFKNAADPDSPLSPFSPESEHAREEAISVLREVLAGATKSKVPDELRDILPELMWLSHMGLVLYWIFDRTEGRERSYRLAERGARLTARGVALARFRVLRPLVREVHELFTDFLPGMTRAIPDPAAPRRTGA, encoded by the coding sequence GTGCCCGCGAAGAACGACGGCCCCGACGACGGCGCCACCCCGACCAAGTCCGAGCAGACCCGCGCCCTGATCCTGGAGACGGCCATGCGGCTGTTCCAGGAGCGCGGCTACGACAAGACGACGATGCGGGCCATCGCCAAGGAGGCCGGGGTCTCCGTCGGGAACGCGTACTACTACTTCGAGGGCAAGGAGCACCTGATCCAGGGCTTCTACGACCGGATCGCCGCCGAGCACCAGGTGGCGGTCCGGGAGATCCTGGACCGGGAGACCGATCTGGAGGCCCGGCTCGCGGGCGTGCTGCGGGCGTGGCTGGACATCGCCGCGCCGTACCACGAGTTCGCGGTGCAGTTCTTCAAGAACGCCGCCGACCCGGACAGCCCGCTCAGCCCCTTCTCCCCGGAGTCGGAGCACGCGCGCGAGGAGGCCATCAGCGTCCTCCGGGAGGTGCTGGCCGGGGCGACGAAGAGCAAGGTGCCCGACGAACTGCGGGACATCCTGCCCGAGTTGATGTGGCTGTCCCACATGGGGCTCGTCCTGTACTGGATCTTCGACCGGACGGAGGGACGGGAGCGCAGCTACCGGCTGGCCGAGCGCGGTGCCCGGCTCACCGCGCGGGGCGTCGCCCTGGCCCGCTTCCGGGTGCTGCGGCCTCTCGTGCGCGAGGTGCACGAGCTGTTCACGGACTTCCTGCCGGGGATGACGCGGGCGATCCCGGATCCGGCGGCACCGCGTCGCACCGGCGCCTGA
- a CDS encoding metallophosphoesterase: MPIVFVLVATLVLAVIVTANWYVWRRLFRDTTRGPGLTRRAGAVLIAGGWTLAITALVAERSGAPFWLQQVLAWPGFLWLALSIYLLLAVVAGEVVRPVLRRFLERRARSTTGPGPHPDMTADPEGNGSAGAPAGAAAPQTYRDDAVPAGAASAGPQGEGGAGAPRGASAVTTVAASQGDGDPGAPRAATAAASQVNPGGAASAPASTAGPQEDGDAGGPAGAPAAATAAASQVDRGDGVAGPHEDGGAGASGVVAAAGPQADGGVVAPASLAAASSPGAPHPQTDNTPEGSSQPLTAPAPSGPSRRLFVSRVVAGAAAAAAVGTVGYGTYGVLRGPKVKRVTVPLAKLPRAAHGYRIAVVSDVHLGPVLGRGFAQKVVDTINATQPDLIAVVGDLVDGSVKDLGPAAAPLAQLRARHGSYFVTGNHEYFSGAEQWVEEVRRLGLDPLENARRELPHFDLAGVNDLTGEDEGQGPDYARALGDRDTARACVLLAHQPVQIHDAVEHGVDLQLSGHTHGGQLWPGNLLAAAANPTVAGLERYGDTQLYVSRGAGAWGPPTRVGAPSDITLVELASRQA, from the coding sequence GTGCCCATCGTCTTCGTGCTCGTCGCGACCCTCGTCCTGGCCGTCATCGTGACGGCCAACTGGTACGTGTGGCGCCGCCTGTTCCGCGACACGACCCGCGGCCCGGGCCTGACCCGCCGCGCGGGCGCGGTCCTGATCGCCGGTGGCTGGACCCTCGCGATCACGGCCCTGGTCGCCGAACGCTCGGGCGCCCCGTTCTGGCTCCAGCAGGTCCTCGCCTGGCCGGGCTTCCTGTGGCTGGCCCTGTCGATATACCTGCTGCTGGCGGTGGTGGCGGGCGAGGTCGTACGCCCTGTGCTGCGGCGGTTCCTGGAACGACGGGCGAGATCGACGACGGGGCCGGGCCCGCATCCCGACATGACAGCCGACCCGGAGGGGAACGGCAGCGCGGGCGCGCCCGCCGGGGCAGCCGCCCCGCAGACCTACCGGGACGATGCGGTGCCCGCCGGCGCGGCGAGCGCCGGGCCGCAGGGGGAGGGCGGCGCGGGTGCGCCCCGGGGGGCTTCCGCCGTCACGACGGTGGCCGCCTCGCAGGGGGACGGTGACCCGGGTGCGCCGCGTGCTGCGACGGCAGCGGCCTCGCAGGTGAACCCGGGCGGAGCAGCGTCTGCTCCCGCGTCGACCGCGGGCCCGCAGGAGGACGGCGACGCGGGCGGGCCCGCCGGTGCACCGGCTGCCGCGACGGCAGCGGCCTCGCAGGTGGACCGGGGCGATGGAGTGGCCGGACCGCACGAGGACGGCGGTGCGGGTGCGTCCGGCGTGGTAGCGGCGGCCGGGCCGCAGGCGGACGGCGGCGTAGTCGCGCCCGCTTCCCTCGCGGCCGCCTCCTCTCCGGGCGCTCCCCACCCGCAGACCGACAACACCCCCGAGGGCTCGTCCCAGCCGCTCACCGCACCCGCCCCCTCCGGGCCCTCCCGCCGCCTCTTCGTCTCCCGCGTCGTCGCCGGGGCCGCCGCGGCCGCCGCTGTCGGGACCGTCGGGTACGGGACGTACGGCGTACTGCGTGGGCCCAAGGTGAAGCGGGTCACCGTGCCGCTGGCCAAACTGCCGCGCGCGGCGCACGGGTACCGGATCGCCGTGGTCAGTGACGTTCACCTCGGCCCGGTCCTGGGCCGCGGCTTCGCGCAGAAGGTCGTCGACACGATCAACGCGACCCAGCCCGACCTGATCGCGGTCGTCGGCGACCTGGTCGACGGCAGTGTGAAGGACCTGGGGCCCGCGGCAGCCCCGCTGGCCCAGCTGAGGGCCCGTCACGGGTCCTACTTCGTCACCGGGAACCACGAGTACTTCTCCGGCGCCGAGCAGTGGGTCGAGGAGGTCCGGCGCCTCGGCCTCGACCCCCTGGAGAACGCCCGCAGGGAGCTGCCGCACTTCGACCTGGCCGGAGTCAACGACCTGACCGGTGAGGACGAGGGCCAAGGCCCCGACTACGCCCGGGCCCTCGGCGACCGCGACACCGCACGTGCCTGCGTGCTCCTCGCCCACCAGCCCGTGCAGATCCACGACGCCGTCGAGCACGGCGTGGACCTCCAGCTCTCCGGCCACACCCACGGCGGCCAGCTCTGGCCCGGCAACCTCCTTGCCGCCGCCGCCAACCCGACCGTCGCGGGCCTGGAGCGCTACGGCGACACCCAGCTCTACGTCTCACGGGGCGCGGGCGCCTGGGGCCCGCCCACCCGGGTGGGGGCACCGTCGGACATCACGCTGGTCGAGCTGGCGTCGAGGCAGGCCTGA
- a CDS encoding ABC transporter substrate-binding protein — protein sequence MRILAGLLVLAVAGVGAWQLVPSKKDGGTITVGTTDAVTSLDPAGAYDAGSWALFSNVFQSLLTFAPGGTTPVPDAARSCAFAGGDLTTYRCELRSGLTFPSGRKMTGEDVKYSFDRIMKIKSPVGPAPLLDTLRSVDADGPTVTFHLSSPDATFPFKVATGAGSIVDHTAYPADKLRTGDGVDGTGPYTLTSYTKDDKAVLAPNSRYQGAVKGGADRPVELRYYATPDALDTAWKDKQVEVATRQLPPDVLAGLNPSDPTQRVFEEDGSETRNLYFNTRAGKPLHDAKVRQAMAWLVDRERLAATVYDGTVDPLYSLIPAGITGHTASFFDDYPGPDPKKARQLLTRAGVSLPVRFTYGYAKGRGAGAQEAAEIKRELEASGLFKVSLQGYEWTDFQKRWASGELDAYAVGWVADFPDPDTFGAALVGTGSAMNTGYSSKTVDRLIQDSQRYADRGEADRDFRSVQQTVARDVPVLPLWQAKEYVVTTEDVGGGQYLSDGTGVFRLWSLAGI from the coding sequence ATGCGGATACTCGCGGGACTGCTCGTCCTGGCAGTCGCGGGGGTGGGAGCCTGGCAGCTCGTGCCGTCGAAGAAGGACGGCGGGACCATCACCGTCGGCACGACGGACGCCGTCACGTCCCTCGACCCGGCCGGCGCCTACGACGCCGGTTCCTGGGCGCTGTTCAGCAACGTCTTCCAGTCGCTGCTCACCTTCGCCCCGGGCGGCACCACACCCGTACCGGACGCGGCCAGGAGCTGCGCGTTCGCCGGCGGCGATCTGACCACGTACCGCTGCGAACTGCGCTCCGGCCTCACCTTCCCGAGCGGCCGGAAGATGACCGGCGAGGACGTGAAGTACTCCTTCGACCGGATCATGAAGATCAAGTCCCCGGTCGGCCCGGCGCCCCTGCTCGACACCCTCCGTTCCGTGGACGCCGACGGGCCGACCGTCACCTTCCACCTGTCCTCGCCCGACGCCACGTTCCCGTTCAAGGTGGCCACCGGCGCTGGCTCGATCGTCGACCACACCGCGTACCCGGCCGACAAGCTGCGCACCGGCGACGGTGTCGACGGCACCGGCCCGTACACCCTCACCTCCTACACGAAGGACGACAAGGCGGTCCTCGCGCCCAACAGCCGCTACCAGGGCGCCGTCAAGGGCGGCGCGGACCGGCCCGTCGAACTGCGCTACTACGCCACCCCCGACGCCCTGGACACCGCCTGGAAGGACAAGCAGGTCGAGGTCGCGACCCGCCAGCTGCCGCCCGATGTCCTCGCCGGCCTGAACCCGAGCGACCCGACGCAGCGCGTCTTCGAGGAGGACGGCTCCGAGACCCGCAACCTGTACTTCAACACCCGCGCGGGCAAGCCCCTGCACGACGCGAAGGTCCGGCAGGCCATGGCGTGGCTGGTCGACCGCGAGCGGCTGGCCGCCACCGTCTACGACGGCACCGTCGACCCGCTGTACTCGCTGATCCCGGCGGGCATCACCGGGCACACCGCCTCATTCTTCGACGACTACCCCGGCCCGGACCCGAAGAAAGCGCGGCAGTTGCTCACCCGGGCCGGCGTGAGCCTGCCGGTCCGCTTCACCTACGGCTACGCCAAGGGCCGCGGCGCCGGTGCGCAGGAGGCCGCCGAGATCAAGCGGGAGCTGGAGGCGAGCGGCCTGTTCAAGGTCTCCCTCCAGGGCTACGAGTGGACCGACTTCCAGAAGCGGTGGGCGAGCGGCGAACTCGACGCGTACGCCGTCGGCTGGGTCGCCGACTTCCCCGACCCGGACACCTTCGGGGCCGCGCTCGTCGGCACCGGCAGCGCCATGAACACCGGCTACAGCAGCAAGACCGTCGACCGGCTCATCCAGGACAGCCAGCGCTACGCCGACCGCGGCGAAGCCGACCGGGACTTCCGCTCGGTGCAGCAGACCGTCGCCAGGGACGTGCCGGTGCTGCCGCTGTGGCAGGCCAAGGAGTACGTCGTCACCACCGAGGACGTCGGAGGCGGCCAGTATCTGTCGGACGGCACGGGCGTGTTCCGCCTCTGGAGCCTCGCCGGAATCTGA
- a CDS encoding SCO4848 family membrane protein, translating into MKLTRPVSWFLLAFGVWSWVIWITFVKNLVKDSSGLAFDDGHPTAYFWVHLLLAVVSFVLGTAIGAIGLRGLRALRRTS; encoded by the coding sequence ATGAAGCTCACCCGCCCCGTCTCCTGGTTCCTGCTCGCCTTCGGGGTGTGGAGCTGGGTCATCTGGATCACTTTCGTCAAGAACCTTGTCAAGGACAGCAGCGGGCTCGCCTTCGACGACGGTCATCCCACGGCGTACTTCTGGGTGCACCTGCTGCTCGCCGTCGTTTCCTTCGTATTGGGGACGGCCATCGGGGCCATCGGGTTGCGTGGTCTGCGCGCACTGCGCCGGACGTCATAA